The following are from one region of the Silene latifolia isolate original U9 population chromosome 9, ASM4854445v1, whole genome shotgun sequence genome:
- the LOC141601693 gene encoding uncharacterized protein LOC141601693 gives MENPFSNTDNSNTTSKTPSFMEPTDPLYLHPAESGHPLGVDTKLSGIENYLEWKRQMEIAICSRRKIGFLTGVVKRPTNDPLREDAWDTCNSLLIQWILQNVEKPIKNSVLYVKTAKEIWEYLQRQFSISNGARKFRLNKELEDLEQGDKSICEYFTELRILWTNLEIMSDWPPISQVTPEVNA, from the coding sequence ATGGAAAATCCTTTCTCCAACACTGATAACTCCAACACAACATCCAAAACACCCTCCTTCATGGAACCAACAGATCCACTTTACTTGCATCCTGCTGAAAGTGGTCATCCCTTAGGTGTCGACACCAAGCTTTCAGGGATAGAGAATTACTTGGAGTGGAAAAGACAGATGGAAATAGCCATCTGCTCCAGGAGAAAGATTGGTTTCTTGACTGGAGTGGTTAAGAGACCAACAAATGATCCTCTAAGGGAAGATGCTTGGGATACCTGCAACAGTCTTCTCATACAATGGATCTTGCAGAATGTGGAGAAACCTATCAAGAACTCAGTTTTGTATGTCAAAACTGCTAAGGAGATCTGGGAGTACCTTCAGAGGCAATTCTCTATTAGCAACGGTGCAAGGAAATTCAGGCTTAACAAAGAATTGGAAGATCTGGAACAAGGTGACAAAAGCATCTGTGAATACTTCACAGAGCTCAGGATATTGTGGACTAATCTTGAGATTATGTCTGATTGGCCACCTATTTCTCAAGTGACACCTGAAGTCAATGCATAG
- the LOC141598323 gene encoding uncharacterized protein LOC141598323 has protein sequence MRTNVLMMTPLPTVEEAAALFQHEEAQRRNYKNNVKMEIDNSAFFAGPKEGDIAPAPTCNVCKRKGHPRDKCWKVIGYPDDHPVSLKYPEKSQSFKLRNNYQGASSKGYRSGAHKNKQSSHNRQGKLAGNVMMGEGQTDVGGSITLTTQQFEQLMNNQKGKGVSYPETEDELEANFAGLSHQDY, from the exons ATGAGAACCAATGTGCTCATGATGACACCCCTGCCTACTGTTGAGGAAGCTGCTGCTCTATTTCAACATGAGGAGGCTCAGAGGAGGAATTACAAGAACAATGTCAAGATGGAAATAGACAACTCTGCCTTTTTTGCTGGTCCAAAAGAGGGAGATATAGCACCAGCACCTACCTGCAACGTCTGCAAGAGGAAAGGACATCCAAGGGATAAGTGCTGGAAAGTTATTGGGTATCCAGATGATCACCCTGTGTCACTGAAGTATCCAGAAAAGTCTCAGTCATTTAAGCTCAGAAACAACTACCAAGGGGCTTCTTCCAAGGGATACAGATCTGGTGCTCACAAGAACAAACAAAGCTCACACAACAGGCAGGGCAAGCTGGCAGGGAATGTAATGATGGGAGAAGGACAGACTGATGTAGGTGGATCCATAACATTGACTACACAGCAGTTTGAACAATTGATGAATAATCAGAAAGGAAAGGGGGTAAGCTATCCAGAAACTGAAGATGAATTAGAGGCAAACTTTGCAG GACTCTCACACCAGGACTACTAG